From the genome of Zonotrichia leucophrys gambelii isolate GWCS_2022_RI chromosome 24, RI_Zleu_2.0, whole genome shotgun sequence, one region includes:
- the APOA1 gene encoding apolipoprotein A-I, producing MRAVVLTLALLCLTGTQARSFWQHDEPQAPLDRLKDMLDVYLDSVKASGKEAIAQFEASTVGKQLDLKLGENLDTLGAAAAKLREDMAPYYKEVREMWLKDTESLRKELTKDLEEVKEKIKPFLDQFSAKWTEDLEQYRQRLAPLAQELKELSKQKVELLQQKLTPVAEEARDRLRGHVEELRKNVAPFSDELRQKLSQKLEEIREKGIPQAAEYQAKVVEQLSSLREKMTPLVQDFKERLTPYTESLKARFLSLLEELQKTVA from the exons ATGAGAGCCGTGGTGCTGACCCTcgccctgctctgcctgacGG GCACCCAGGCCCGCTCCTTCTGGCAGCACGATGAGCCCCAGGCGCCCCTGGACCGCCTCAAGGACATGCTCGATGTGTACCTGGACTCCGTGAAGGCCAGCGGCAAGGAAGCCATTGCCCAGTTCGAGGCCTCCACCGTGGGCAAACAGCTGGA CCTGAAGCTGGGCGAGAACCTCGACACGCTGGGCGCGGCCGCCGCCAAGCTGCGAGAGGACATGGCCCCCTACTACAAAGAGGTGCGGGAGATGTGGCTGAAGGACACCGAGTCCCTGCGCAAGGAGCTCACCAAGGACCTGGAGGAGGTGAAGGAGAAGATCAAGCCCTTCCTGGACCAGTTCTCTGCCAAGTGGACGGAGGACCTGGAGCAGTACCGCCAGCGCCTCGCACCCCTCgcccaggagctgaaggagctcAGCAAGCAGaaggtggagctgctgcagcagaagctgaCCCCGGTGGCCGAGGAGGCGCGGGACCGGCTGCGCGGACACGTCGAGGAGCTGCGCAAGAACGTGGCCCCCTTCAGCGATGAGCTGCGCCAGAAGCTGAGCCAGAAGCTGGAGGAGATCCGGGAGAAGGGCATCCCCCAGGCCGCCGAATACCAGGCCAAGGtggtggagcagctcagcagcctgcGGGAGAAGATGACGCCCCTGGTGCAGGACTTCAAGGAGCGCCTCACCCCCTACACCGAGAGCCTCAAGGCCCGTTTCCTCAGCCTCCTGGAGGAGCTCCAGAAGACCGTGGCCTGA